In the Actinomycetota bacterium genome, AGGCCCCTGGTTATGTTGCCCCCGATGTACACCTTCACGTCGGCATCGGACATAAGGAGGGCCTGGGCATCCGTGTTGATGGCCACGAACTCCACTCCCTTGAGCCCGGCATCGATCATGCGGTTTATGGCGTTGGTGCCGCCTCCCCCAACGCCCACCACCTTGATAACCGCTAGGTAATTGGTCGCGGTCTCCGGCATTTCCAGTCCCTCCTTTATCCGTGCCCTCCCGAAACGATCTTCGCGAGGCGCTCGCAAACTCTATACCATTACTTTAATGTTTTTAACTTTCCTTTTTCTTCCTACCGTGCCAAACAATAACTACGACGGCCCCACGGCCGAATCCTTCCCCTCAAAACCCTCCCCCGGGTCCAGCCCATCCGAGCTTTTCCCTGCTTCGTACCCGCCATGGAAGGGAAATTCATCCATCTCCCCGTTCACCATTCCGCAAGGCAACTTCTTGCCCATAAGGCACCAGGGGGTTCATCCCTTCCGGCTCCCTTCCCGGCCCTGAGGTCTGGCACCCGTTCCCGGGATATTACCGATGTCAAGCAACATGTACCTTTACGGAAAGATTATACTTCTTTTTTTCCTTAAATGTTAAGTCTCAATCAAAACCCGTGGAAGCGATCCAGGCGGGCTATACCTGGAAGAGGGGCTCGCGGCCCAAGGGAGGACAGACCTGCGTCACCGTAAGGACAGGGAAAACAGGCCTACATTCCCGTAAGGGGATGTCTCATCCCTTCCGGGAATATGGTTCATCGGGGCTTTATCGCCGGGTGGTCAGGATAGGTGACGTCAACGTATTGCAGTCCCGGGTAACGCGGCGCTATCTCCCGCATAGCCGCCTGGGCAATCTCCCCCTTACGCCGGAGGTCCGAACAATCACCGAAGATGACCCTGGTATTGTCAGCCAGGAGAAAATACCCTTCTCCTTCCGCGTATCCCACCTCCTCCGTCCGCTCGCGCAACTCCTCCGGTATCTCCTCGAGCAGTCCCACGATGCCCTGGAACCTAGGGTCCTCCAACCTGGCGCCGGGGTAAAGGAGAGGCATCCGCAGGCCGGTAATCTCGGGAACCTCCTCCCGGTCGGCATCAGCGCTTTCCACCACCAACCCCTCCCGGTCGACAAGGTGAAACCTGCCGTTTTGGACCAGGCACCCCACGGGAGTCCTCTCCGTTACCCTTATCATCACCGTATGGGGAAAACGCCTATGCACCTCCACCCGGAGCACGTAGGGCTCGGCGAGCAGCGCCTTCTCCACCGCGCCCACGTCCATCTTGAGCAGGTGGGTACGGGAGGTGATGCCGGAGATGGAACGGAGGTAATCCCCGCTCAACCTTTGGTTTCCATAGATTTCCACCCGACGCACGTTCAGGACGTCGGTAAAAAGATAGACCCAGGCCAGGGCGGCCAGGGAAGCTATGAGCAGTGCCGCCAGGAGCGCCCGCACCCCCCCGCGGGAATCCCCTTTCCGGGCCCTGTGCCCCCTTTCCGGTCTTCCTTCAGGCGACGTTTCCCGCTTGCCTGAGCCCCCGTGCACCCCGGGCTTGACCCTTCGCGCCCCCCGCTTCTCCCGGCCCCACTCACGGGACGCCGCATCCTCGAGGAGGCCGGCCATCCTCTTTCCCATGGTGTGTCCCGCCTCCATCCCGGCCATCTCCCTTTCCCCCACCCTTGCCGCTTGCCTCCGCCTTCGCGGTCCGGCGGTCGACTTTCGACCCCGGCGGAGCATGGTACCGGAAGGCGCTCGCTCGTTCCGTCCCGCCGCATTCCGCGCGCCTTTCTTTTCCGGGACCGCCCGGCCTCTCCCCCTCCTGCCCACCGAAAAAGGTTTGGAACGTCCTTCCATCCCTCCCGCGCGACGGAGTTTCCCCTCCCGCTCCGCGGCGCTTTCCGGCGCGCGGTCTCCCTCAAGGCGTTCGCTTTTCCCTCCGGGCCCTTTCGCCCGGCGTTTTCCCGCAGTCGCCAATCCCGTTTCTCCTTCCGTAAGCACCGTGAATTCAAGGCGGTGAAGTGGGGGCCCGCTGGACCGCGGCACGGGCACGGATCGAGACGGCCTCTTGCCGGAAACGCGGTCTAGGGCTCACGAACCGTGCCCGTCTTCGGTGTCACTGCGGCGACCGACCTTGAGCCTTGCGGTGCGCAGTATCCTTTCCACCATGTCCCGGAAGGTGTATCCGGCCGCGGCGGCCGCCTTGGGGACCAGGCTCAGTTCGGTCATACCCGGGAGGGTATTCACCTCCAGGCAGTAGGCCCTTCCTCCCTCATCCACCATGAAATCCACCCGCGAGACCCCCTCACACCCCAGGGCCCGATGAGCCCTCACCGCTAGGCGTTGCAGCTCAGCGGCCAGGTTCTCCGGGATGGGCGCCGGAACCAGGTACTCGGTCATCCCCTGGGTGTACTTGCACTCGTAATCGTAGATCCCTTTGCTGGCCACCACCTCCAGTACTGGCAGGGCCTCCGGCTCCTCGCCCAGTAGCCCAACGGTCAGCTCGCGTCCCCGGATGTATTTCTCCACCAACACCACGTCGTCATGGCCGAAGGCCACCCGCAGGGCCTCCTCCAGCTCCTCGGTGTTGGAGGCCCTGGAGGACCCCAGGGTGGATCCCTCCCCGTTGGGCTTGACCATGCACGGGAAACCCAGGTCCAGCGCTATCCCTTCTGCCGTCCGCCTCAACCCGGCGGCCTCGACATCAGCGGCGTTGATCACCACGTCCTCGGCCACCGGAATCCCCTCGGCGCGGAAGATGCGTTTGGACATGCGCTTGTCCATGGCCAGGGCACTGGCCAGGACTCCCGAACCCGTGTAGGGCACCCCCAGCAGCTCGAGCACTCCCTGTACCGTTCCGTCCTCACCCAGGCGACCGTGCAGGGTCAGGAAAGCCACGTCCACCTCCGAGCGCAGGGAGGCCAGCTGTTCCACCGCCGAGGGTCCCAGGTCCACCTCGAGGACCCGGTATCCGAGTTCGCGCAGGGCGGCCGAGACCGCGGCTCCGGAACGCAGGGAAATCTCCCTCTCCCCGGAAACCCCGCCCATGAGTACCGCCACTCGTCGCAAATCCCGGCCCAATCCCTATACCCCCCCGCTGAAGCCGACCAGCCTGATCTCCTCCTTCAACTCGATCCCCTCCCTACGGTGTACCTCTTCCTTTATCCTGTTCATGAGGCGCAGCACGTCTTCCGCGGTTGCCCTACCCAAGTTGATGATGAAATTGGCGTGCTTCGGCGACACCATCGCATCGCCCACCCTTATGCCCTTGAGACCGCACCTCTCTATAATCTCTCCCGCGCTGATGCCCGGCGGATTGAGGAAGACGCTTCCCGCCGACGGCCTGTCGAGGGGCTGTCTCTCCCGCCTCCAGGTCAGGAACTCCTCCCTCCTGGCCTTAATCCTTTCTTTATCATCAACATAAAGGTTAAGTTTAACTTCATATATTATCTCCAGGTCTCCGATCCCAAGGGCGCTGCGGTAAGCGAAGCCGGCCTCCCGCGCCGTGAGCGCCCTTTCGGTTATCTCCTCCCCCTCCAGGCGCAGGACCCTTACCAACTCCACCCGGTCGCCTACGCACCTGCCGTGGGCTCCCGCGTTCATGCGCACCGCTCCCCCCACGCTCCCCGGTATTCCGGAAAGCTCCTCCAAGCCCGCCAGGCCGTGCTCCAGGCACCAGACTATCAACCGGTTCAGTTCACATCCACTCTCAACATATACTTCACCTTCACTCTGAATATGGGCCCTCTTCAATCCCTGGGAAAGCAGCACCACCACCCCGCGAAAACCGGAGTCGGAAACCAGAACGTTGGTCCCCTTGCCCAGGACCAGGAAATCGCATCCCTCCTCCAGGAGCGCCTGGGAGAGTAGGACCAGCTCCTCCTGTCCCTTGGGTACCACCAGGAGGTCGGCGGGACCCCCGATGCGAAAGGATGTGTAACCTGAGAGGGGCACATCCTTCAGTACCTCACCCCTCAACCGGCCGTGAAGCTTACGGTAGAGATTCTCTATCCTACGCGTCGCATCCTTCCCGCGCACCACCATCATCCCTTTCCCGCAGCAGGGAGGAAATCTCACGGGCGCAGAGGGATATGTCCCCCGCCCCCATGGTTATGACCAGGTCGCCGGGACGGAGAAAGCGCACCGTCGCCTCCCCCAGGGCCGCGCGCCTGGGAACGTAGACCACCTGCTTGGAGGGTTCTTCCTCCAGCACCGCGTTGAGGATGAGCTTTCCGTCCACCCCGGGCATGGGATCCTCGCCCGCTGCGTACACGTCGGTGAGGACCAGCAGGTGGGCGCGCTTGAAGGCCGTGCCGAAATCCCGCCACAGCGCTGAGGTCCTCGAGTAGCGGTGGGGCTGGAAAAGGCATACTATGCGCTCCCTTTCCTCCAGCGAGGCGGCCTCCAGGGTGGAGCGCACTTCGGAGGGATGATGGGCATAGTCGTCGACGATCCTGATGCCGGCTATCTCGTCCACCACCTGGAAGCGCCGTCGCACCCCCTGGAAGGAGGACAGGGCCTCGGCGGCGGTGCGGAAATCCACCCCCATGGCGTGGGTGAGGGCCAGGGCGGCCAGGGCGTTGTAGGCGTTGTGCCGTCCCGGTATCCTCAAGCGCAGCTCGCCCAGCCGCCTTCCCCGGAAGGACACGGAAAAGGAGCTGCCGCCGCGGAAGACCCGCAGGTTGGAAAAACGGTAGTCGCAGTCCTCGCCCTCTCCGAAGGTATAGGTCCGGGCCGGGCCTCTTTTCTTGAGGGAGCGCGCCCCCGGGTCATCCCCTCCGACCACCAGGATCCCGTCCAGGGGGACCAGCCCGACGAAATGCTCGAAATGCTCCCTTATCCTCCCCGGCTCCCGGTAGTAATCCAGGTGATCCTCCTCCACGTTGGTCACCACCGCCGCCCAGGGCTTGAGGAGCAGGAAGGACCCGTCGCTCTCGTCCGCCTCGGCCACCACGAATTCCCCGCTCCCCGCGTGGGCATTGCTTCCCACGTCGTTGAGCTCTCCCCCTACCACGTAGGTGGGGTCCAGGCCGGCTCGGGACAGGATCATGGCCACCATGGAGGTGGTGGTGGTCTTTCCGTGGGTCCCCGCCACGGCGATCCCCTTCCCCTCCTCCATGATGCGGGCCAGCATGGCGGCGCGGGGAAGGACGGGGATTCCCCTCCTGCGAGCCTCCTGCAGTTCTCGGTTCCTCTCCGGGACCGCCGAGGAGACCACCACCACCCCGGCGCCCTCCACGTTGCGGGGGTCATGGCCGATGAAGACCCGGGCCCCCATCTCCCGCAGCCGTTCCGTGTTCCGGGACTCCTTCAGGTCGGACCCGCTGACCTCCACTCCCCGGGCCAGCAGCACGGCGGCGATGGCGCTCATGCCAGCGCCGCCTATGCCCACGAAGTGCACCCTTCCCTTGAAGTCCATCCTCATCCACCCGCCAGCGACAACACCACTTCGGCCAGCCTGCGGGCCGCGTCCGGCCGGGCCACGCCCAGGGCGGCCCTGCCCATCTCCTCCAGCCTGCCTTCCTCGTTCAATAGCCTTTCCACCTCGCGTACAAGACGCTCCCCGTTCATCTCCCGGTCGGGAATCACCACCGCCGCCCCCGCCGCCCTCAGGACCTCTGCGTTGGCGTCCTGGTGACCCGCGGTGGCATAGGGGTAAGGAACCAGGACGGCCGCCTTGCCGGCCGCGGCCAGCTCGGCAACGGTAGAGGCGCCGGCCCGGCACACCACGAGGTCCGCCGCCCGGTACAGGAGGTCC is a window encoding:
- a CDS encoding FtsQ-type POTRA domain-containing protein, whose amino-acid sequence is MAGMEAGHTMGKRMAGLLEDAASREWGREKRGARRVKPGVHGGSGKRETSPEGRPERGHRARKGDSRGGVRALLAALLIASLAALAWVYLFTDVLNVRRVEIYGNQRLSGDYLRSISGITSRTHLLKMDVGAVEKALLAEPYVLRVEVHRRFPHTVMIRVTERTPVGCLVQNGRFHLVDREGLVVESADADREEVPEITGLRMPLLYPGARLEDPRFQGIVGLLEEIPEELRERTEEVGYAEGEGYFLLADNTRVIFGDCSDLRRKGEIAQAAMREIAPRYPGLQYVDVTYPDHPAIKPR
- a CDS encoding D-alanine--D-alanine ligase — its product is MGRDLRRVAVLMGGVSGEREISLRSGAAVSAALRELGYRVLEVDLGPSAVEQLASLRSEVDVAFLTLHGRLGEDGTVQGVLELLGVPYTGSGVLASALAMDKRMSKRIFRAEGIPVAEDVVINAADVEAAGLRRTAEGIALDLGFPCMVKPNGEGSTLGSSRASNTEELEEALRVAFGHDDVVLVEKYIRGRELTVGLLGEEPEALPVLEVVASKGIYDYECKYTQGMTEYLVPAPIPENLAAELQRLAVRAHRALGCEGVSRVDFMVDEGGRAYCLEVNTLPGMTELSLVPKAAAAAGYTFRDMVERILRTARLKVGRRSDTEDGHGS
- the murB gene encoding UDP-N-acetylmuramate dehydrogenase; its protein translation is MRGKDATRRIENLYRKLHGRLRGEVLKDVPLSGYTSFRIGGPADLLVVPKGQEELVLLSQALLEEGCDFLVLGKGTNVLVSDSGFRGVVVLLSQGLKRAHIQSEGEVYVESGCELNRLIVWCLEHGLAGLEELSGIPGSVGGAVRMNAGAHGRCVGDRVELVRVLRLEGEEITERALTAREAGFAYRSALGIGDLEIIYEVKLNLYVDDKERIKARREEFLTWRRERQPLDRPSAGSVFLNPPGISAGEIIERCGLKGIRVGDAMVSPKHANFIINLGRATAEDVLRLMNRIKEEVHRREGIELKEEIRLVGFSGGV
- the murC gene encoding UDP-N-acetylmuramate--L-alanine ligase; protein product: MDFKGRVHFVGIGGAGMSAIAAVLLARGVEVSGSDLKESRNTERLREMGARVFIGHDPRNVEGAGVVVVSSAVPERNRELQEARRRGIPVLPRAAMLARIMEEGKGIAVAGTHGKTTTTSMVAMILSRAGLDPTYVVGGELNDVGSNAHAGSGEFVVAEADESDGSFLLLKPWAAVVTNVEEDHLDYYREPGRIREHFEHFVGLVPLDGILVVGGDDPGARSLKKRGPARTYTFGEGEDCDYRFSNLRVFRGGSSFSVSFRGRRLGELRLRIPGRHNAYNALAALALTHAMGVDFRTAAEALSSFQGVRRRFQVVDEIAGIRIVDDYAHHPSEVRSTLEAASLEERERIVCLFQPHRYSRTSALWRDFGTAFKRAHLLVLTDVYAAGEDPMPGVDGKLILNAVLEEEPSKQVVYVPRRAALGEATVRFLRPGDLVITMGAGDISLCAREISSLLRERDDGGAREGCDA